The following proteins come from a genomic window of Sphaerisporangium rubeum:
- a CDS encoding MauE/DoxX family redox-associated membrane protein, producing the protein MILIADLALAGAVLLVVAGLRRRARGDAILRGHGLLPPWVIRCAVVAEPLIGAAAVLTWVAGGRTWYVWVPAAVWHAALAVYLTVLLRVRGRVPCGCLDEVSRVSPVKIAFGVLLAAASAAACAVPPPQEPVTRLLHVAPAAFAALLVVVATRVAELTGTSGGRGQY; encoded by the coding sequence ATGATCCTCATCGCCGACCTGGCCCTGGCGGGAGCCGTGCTCCTGGTGGTGGCCGGTCTGCGGCGCCGTGCCCGCGGGGACGCGATCCTCCGCGGGCACGGGCTGCTGCCGCCGTGGGTCATCCGGTGCGCCGTGGTGGCCGAGCCGCTGATCGGCGCCGCGGCCGTCCTGACGTGGGTCGCCGGCGGCCGGACCTGGTACGTCTGGGTGCCGGCGGCGGTGTGGCACGCCGCGCTCGCCGTGTACCTCACCGTGCTGCTCCGCGTGCGGGGACGGGTGCCGTGCGGCTGCCTCGACGAGGTGAGCCGCGTGTCACCGGTGAAGATCGCCTTCGGTGTGCTGCTGGCGGCGGCGAGCGCGGCGGCCTGCGCCGTCCCGCCGCCGCAGGAACCGGTCACGCGCCTTCTCCATGTCGCGCCTGCCGCCTTCGCGGCGCTGCTGGTGGTCGTCGCGACACGGGTGGCCGAGCTCACGGGAACCTCAGGTGGCCGGGGACAGTACTAG
- a CDS encoding DUF4872 domain-containing protein, with translation MTIVKDVEARGTQHCETTALGVLLRHEGLDLSEPMLFGLGSGLSFVYWDSKSMPFPFLGGRVKPFELTRNLAARLGLTLHVAETTSPRKAWDDVAAVVDAGRPVGLQLDSHHLEYFGSKVHFGGHVVAMYGYDDHDVHLVDTAQQGGAVRTSRASLAAARAERGPMTARNRSFTITLPEHELHWRTRVVPAIRACADAFLTPPIANLGHRDIGKAAKLVPTWLSRVADPRHDLPQAALLMEKAGTGGALFRNLYRDFLGECADLVDDTHLRTGHKLYTEAATLWTDVATLITKAGETGDPGHLDQAGVLLHELSRVETDAMQALRRL, from the coding sequence GTGACCATCGTCAAGGACGTCGAGGCTCGCGGCACGCAGCACTGCGAGACGACGGCGCTCGGAGTGCTGCTGCGGCACGAAGGACTCGACCTGTCCGAGCCCATGCTGTTCGGGCTCGGTTCCGGCCTGTCCTTCGTCTACTGGGACAGCAAGAGCATGCCGTTCCCCTTCCTCGGGGGACGGGTCAAGCCCTTCGAGCTCACCAGGAACCTGGCCGCGAGGCTCGGACTGACCCTCCACGTGGCGGAGACCACCTCACCCCGCAAGGCGTGGGACGACGTCGCCGCCGTCGTCGACGCCGGCCGTCCCGTCGGCCTCCAGCTCGACAGCCACCACCTGGAGTACTTCGGGTCGAAGGTGCACTTCGGGGGACATGTCGTCGCCATGTACGGCTACGACGACCACGACGTCCACCTGGTGGACACCGCTCAGCAGGGAGGAGCGGTGCGCACCAGCAGAGCGAGCCTGGCCGCGGCACGCGCCGAACGCGGCCCCATGACCGCGAGGAACCGGTCCTTCACCATCACCCTGCCGGAGCACGAGCTCCACTGGCGGACCCGGGTCGTCCCCGCCATCAGAGCCTGCGCGGACGCCTTCCTCACCCCACCCATCGCCAACCTCGGCCACCGCGACATCGGCAAAGCCGCGAAACTGGTCCCCACGTGGCTGTCGCGTGTCGCCGACCCGCGACACGACCTGCCGCAGGCCGCACTCCTCATGGAGAAGGCCGGCACCGGCGGCGCCTTGTTCCGCAACCTCTACCGCGACTTCCTCGGCGAGTGCGCCGACCTGGTCGACGACACCCACCTGCGTACCGGCCACAAGCTGTACACCGAGGCCGCCACCCTGTGGACGGACGTGGCCACCCTCATCACGAAGGCCGGCGAGACCGGCGACCCCGGACATCTGGACCAGGCCGGCGTCCTCCTCCACGAGCTCTCCCGCGTCGAGACGGACGCCATGCAGGCGCTGCGCCGGCTGTGA
- a CDS encoding LysR substrate-binding domain-containing protein: protein MLNLVHLKVLAAVARHGSVTEAARELHYSQPSVSHHLSRLEAATGVKLIQRVSRGIRLTPEGRLLADRAAEILGRVDAAANELAAHIGLRSGRVRLAANSSVLSTIVPKAAASLARMYPGLELSLFEQHPVEALRMLRHGEIDIALVFRHADGPFEEDGLRLVHIGDDPIYLISRQPDDSLANHRHSPWIGGCGRCRDELEAVCLREGFTPRIASHSDDMVVVQALVAAGIGVTILPGLALRAHRRPDIHATEVPRFRRQIHAATYGDPPDPPAIAAVLAALADGA from the coding sequence GTGCTGAACCTGGTCCACTTGAAGGTCCTGGCGGCGGTGGCCCGGCACGGGTCGGTGACCGAAGCGGCGAGAGAGCTGCACTACTCCCAGCCGTCGGTGAGTCATCACCTGTCCCGTCTGGAGGCGGCCACCGGTGTGAAGCTCATCCAGCGGGTCAGTCGCGGGATCCGGCTGACGCCGGAGGGCCGGTTGCTGGCCGATCGGGCCGCCGAGATCCTCGGACGGGTCGACGCGGCGGCCAACGAGCTGGCGGCGCACATCGGGCTGCGGTCCGGACGGGTGCGGCTGGCGGCCAACTCGTCGGTGCTGAGCACGATCGTGCCGAAGGCCGCCGCCTCCCTGGCCCGGATGTATCCGGGACTGGAGCTGAGCCTGTTCGAGCAGCATCCCGTGGAGGCGTTGCGCATGCTGCGGCATGGCGAGATCGACATCGCGCTCGTCTTCCGCCACGCCGACGGCCCGTTCGAGGAGGACGGACTGCGTCTCGTCCACATCGGTGACGACCCGATCTACCTCATCAGCCGGCAACCTGACGACAGTCTCGCGAACCACCGCCACTCCCCCTGGATCGGCGGTTGCGGCCGGTGCCGGGACGAACTGGAGGCCGTGTGCCTGCGCGAGGGCTTCACCCCTCGCATCGCCTCGCACAGCGACGACATGGTCGTCGTGCAAGCCCTCGTCGCCGCCGGCATCGGCGTCACGATCCTGCCCGGCCTCGCGCTCCGGGCCCATCGCCGGCCCGACATCCACGCCACCGAGGTGCCGCGTTTCCGCCGCCAGATCCACGCCGCCACGTACGGCGACCCACCCGACCCACCGGCCATCGCCGCCGTGCTGGCCGCACTCGCCGACGGCGCCTAG
- a CDS encoding dihydrofolate reductase family protein: MTDRLSKVVCDLSISADGCSAGLDQTEQRPFGGDGGDGWGSRLHGWFTDEENRAEVDRTTAAGAFVIGRNMFGPVRGEWDRRWNGWWGDNPPFHTPVFVLTHHPRDPQPMDGGTTFHFVTDGIEAALKRAREAAGDHDVSILGGATTVNQYLAAGLIDELRLHIVPFTLGTGTRLFDGVPPLNLQQIESRAAKAVTHLTYRVVR; encoded by the coding sequence ATGACCGATCGCCTGAGTAAGGTGGTCTGTGACCTGTCGATCTCGGCCGACGGCTGCTCCGCCGGGCTCGACCAGACCGAGCAGCGGCCGTTCGGCGGCGACGGCGGCGACGGCTGGGGCAGCAGGCTGCACGGCTGGTTCACCGACGAGGAGAACCGCGCCGAGGTCGACCGTACGACGGCGGCCGGCGCGTTCGTCATCGGCCGCAACATGTTCGGCCCGGTGCGCGGCGAGTGGGACCGACGATGGAACGGCTGGTGGGGCGACAACCCGCCGTTCCACACCCCCGTCTTCGTGCTCACCCACCACCCGCGCGACCCGCAGCCGATGGACGGCGGCACCACGTTCCACTTCGTCACCGACGGCATCGAAGCCGCCTTGAAGCGCGCACGCGAAGCGGCCGGTGACCACGACGTCTCGATCCTCGGCGGCGCCACCACCGTCAACCAGTACCTCGCGGCGGGCCTGATCGACGAACTACGCCTCCACATCGTGCCGTTCACCCTCGGCACCGGCACCCGCCTGTTCGACGGCGTCCCACCACTGAACCTCCAACAGATCGAGTCCCGAGCCGCGAAAGCCGTCACCCACCTGACGTACCGCGTGGTGCGCTGA
- a CDS encoding Rieske 2Fe-2S domain-containing protein, with protein MIVAEFARDQWYVAAFSHEVGRRQLGRTILDEPVLLYRTEDGQAVAMADRCVHRRFPLSESPSHLVGDKVVCGYHGFTYGPDGVCVAVPAQQRVPRTARLRTYPVVEQDSFVWVWIGDREPGGTLPPRAPWLAQSGYTTVCGMEPLNARYGLLVDNLLDLSHETYLHGGYIGTPEVAETPITTEVDEEAGVVYVSRHMADAACPPFYAESTGIKGRITRWQDIEYHPPCLYLLHSRVAPVGSPLPAADGTDPHAFHVEVVYAITPSTGNTTYDFWAVARDFALDDEKVSDFLRESNRTVVLQDVTALNTLEQVLAREPDRYQELSVNIDTGGLAARRLLAKMAGTPRTEPAVR; from the coding sequence GTGATCGTCGCCGAATTCGCACGCGACCAGTGGTACGTCGCGGCCTTCAGCCACGAGGTGGGCAGACGGCAACTCGGCCGCACCATCCTCGACGAGCCCGTGCTGCTCTACCGCACCGAGGACGGCCAGGCCGTGGCCATGGCGGACCGCTGCGTGCACCGCCGGTTCCCGTTGTCGGAGTCGCCGAGCCACCTCGTCGGCGACAAGGTGGTCTGCGGCTACCACGGCTTCACCTACGGCCCCGACGGCGTCTGCGTCGCCGTACCCGCGCAGCAACGCGTGCCGCGCACCGCTCGCCTGCGCACCTACCCCGTCGTGGAACAGGACTCGTTCGTCTGGGTGTGGATCGGCGACCGGGAACCCGGCGGCACCCTCCCCCCGCGTGCCCCGTGGCTGGCCCAGTCCGGCTACACCACGGTGTGCGGCATGGAACCGCTCAACGCGAGGTACGGCCTGCTCGTCGACAACCTCCTCGACCTGTCCCACGAGACGTACCTGCACGGCGGCTACATCGGCACCCCGGAGGTCGCCGAGACCCCCATCACCACCGAGGTCGACGAGGAAGCCGGCGTCGTCTACGTCAGCAGGCACATGGCCGACGCCGCCTGCCCCCCTTTCTACGCCGAGTCCACCGGCATCAAGGGCCGGATCACCCGCTGGCAGGACATCGAGTACCACCCGCCGTGCCTGTACCTGCTGCACAGCCGCGTCGCCCCCGTCGGCTCCCCCCTCCCCGCGGCCGACGGCACCGACCCGCACGCCTTCCACGTCGAGGTGGTCTACGCGATCACCCCGTCCACCGGGAACACCACCTACGACTTCTGGGCCGTGGCCCGCGACTTCGCGCTCGACGACGAGAAGGTGTCGGACTTCCTCCGCGAGAGCAACCGCACCGTGGTCCTGCAGGACGTCACCGCGCTCAACACCCTGGAACAGGTCCTCGCCAGAGAACCCGACCGCTACCAGGAACTGTCGGTGAACATCGACACCGGCGGCCTCGCCGCCAGACGCCTCCTCGCCAAGATGGCCGGCACCCCGCGTACCGAGCCCGCCGTCCGATGA
- a CDS encoding PDR/VanB family oxidoreductase: protein MPSDEPEYDLKVTATTPIAAGVRLLTLARPSGDPLPAWTPGAHLDLLLTPGLVRQYSLCGDPHDPSAYQVAVLRETSGRGGSAHVHDHLAEGDTIRARGPRNHFPLVSSPRYLFVAGGIGITPILPMITEASARGADWRLLYGGRTRTSMAFADRLTRDHPDQVELYPEDETGLLDLHTLLAVPHPDTLVYCCGPEPLLAATEQQCATWPQGTLRVERFVPKPENPTAPRTAFEVELTLTGKTLTVPADRSILQVVEEAGVPILSSCREGTCGTCETTVLDGTPDHRDSLLTEDERAAGDVMFICVSRATSPRLVLEL from the coding sequence ATGCCGTCAGACGAACCGGAGTACGACCTGAAGGTCACGGCCACCACGCCGATCGCCGCCGGCGTCAGGCTCCTGACCCTGGCACGTCCCAGCGGCGACCCGCTACCGGCCTGGACCCCCGGCGCGCACCTCGACCTGCTCCTCACCCCCGGCCTGGTCAGGCAGTACTCCCTGTGCGGCGACCCGCACGACCCGTCCGCCTACCAGGTCGCCGTGCTCCGCGAGACGTCCGGACGCGGCGGCTCCGCACACGTCCACGACCACCTCGCCGAAGGCGACACCATCAGAGCCCGCGGCCCCCGCAACCACTTCCCCCTGGTGAGCTCACCCCGCTACCTGTTCGTCGCCGGCGGCATCGGCATCACCCCGATCCTCCCGATGATCACCGAAGCCTCCGCTCGCGGCGCCGACTGGCGCCTGCTGTACGGCGGCCGCACCCGCACCTCCATGGCCTTCGCCGACCGCCTCACCCGCGACCACCCCGACCAGGTGGAACTCTACCCCGAAGACGAGACCGGCCTCCTCGACCTGCACACTCTGCTGGCCGTCCCCCACCCCGACACCCTCGTCTACTGCTGCGGCCCCGAACCCCTCCTCGCCGCCACCGAGCAACAGTGCGCCACCTGGCCTCAAGGCACCCTCCGAGTCGAACGCTTCGTCCCGAAACCCGAAAACCCCACCGCACCCCGAACCGCCTTCGAGGTCGAACTGACCCTGACCGGCAAAACCCTCACCGTCCCCGCCGACCGCTCGATCCTCCAGGTCGTAGAAGAAGCCGGCGTCCCGATCCTCTCCTCCTGCCGCGAAGGCACCTGCGGCACCTGCGAAACCACAGTCCTCGACGGCACCCCCGACCACCGCGACTCCCTCCTCACCGAAGACGAACGCGCCGCAGGCGACGTCATGTTCATCTGCGTCTCCCGCGCCACCTCCCCACGCCTCGTCCTGGAACTCTGA
- a CDS encoding YkvA family protein — protein MTGSYGWDLAIGIVAALLLTWLALVLALAVLRPRGGLLREALRMLPDVLRLVRRLAADKTLPRGIRIRLGLLLAYLAIPIDLIPDFIPVLGYADDAIIVTAVLRSVVRRAGLPAVRAHWPGTDEGFAALTRLTGLSKATDPGRSQ, from the coding sequence ATGACCGGTTCCTACGGGTGGGATCTGGCGATCGGCATCGTGGCCGCGCTGCTGCTCACCTGGCTCGCGTTGGTCCTGGCCCTGGCGGTGCTGCGACCCCGAGGCGGCTTGCTCCGTGAGGCACTGCGGATGCTGCCTGATGTACTGCGCCTGGTCCGTCGCCTGGCCGCCGACAAAACGCTTCCCCGCGGAATCCGCATCCGGCTGGGCCTCCTCCTGGCCTACCTGGCGATACCGATCGACCTGATCCCCGACTTCATCCCGGTCCTCGGCTACGCCGACGACGCCATCATCGTCACCGCGGTCCTCCGTTCCGTCGTACGCCGCGCGGGCCTGCCGGCCGTACGCGCTCACTGGCCCGGCACCGACGAGGGCTTCGCCGCCCTGACCCGGCTGACCGGCCTGAGCAAGGCAACCGACCCCGGCCGATCGCAGTAA
- a CDS encoding nitrilase, with product MRRILLTLASAVLTHFGTGLHPVWWLTWLAPLPVLFLARKESRGTAFAAGTLVWLIGQAQMWPYFTGPLEMPPVLAAGLIVGPALCYGSGVLLFRTLIVRGRPFLAASAVPAVWVTAEYVMNLAAPHGAWWSLAYTQADVLPVLQITSVTGVWGITFLLLFVPASVAVPRPRAAVVSGVLVAFTLGHGFVRLATPADTGGRKVALVATDDSEDPVRRYGEAVDAAVARGAEIVVLPEKVFTTADLPFARPGVEVVAGIAMETNSAVSYPSGVRYDKHHMIPGVERGYRPGTGLAFLDGHRIGLIICKDLDFPGLVREYGKAGAAALLAPAWDFDEDAWLHSRMAVVRGVENGLTVARAAREGLLTVSDDRGRIVTERRTGMTGMTTVTATLPQEGATTVYTSLGDWAAWVSAGLLLLALGAAARKKSFSNSVTASPAGGSSPSPIRTASPHSTGGGAGSMPFIRSASMRGARALCYCDRPGSVALLRPVSRVRAAKPSSVPGQ from the coding sequence ATGCGACGCATCCTTCTCACTCTCGCCTCCGCCGTCCTGACGCACTTCGGCACCGGTCTCCACCCCGTCTGGTGGCTCACGTGGCTCGCGCCGCTCCCCGTCCTGTTCCTGGCCCGCAAGGAGAGCAGGGGTACGGCTTTCGCCGCAGGGACCCTGGTCTGGCTCATCGGCCAGGCCCAGATGTGGCCGTACTTCACCGGGCCCCTGGAGATGCCACCGGTGCTGGCCGCCGGCCTCATCGTCGGCCCCGCGCTCTGTTACGGCTCAGGCGTACTGCTCTTCCGCACGCTGATCGTGCGCGGCAGGCCGTTCCTGGCGGCGTCAGCCGTACCTGCCGTCTGGGTCACCGCCGAGTACGTCATGAATCTCGCCGCACCGCACGGCGCCTGGTGGAGCCTGGCGTACACGCAGGCCGACGTCCTGCCCGTCCTGCAGATCACCTCGGTCACCGGGGTCTGGGGCATCACCTTCCTCCTGCTGTTCGTCCCCGCTTCGGTCGCGGTTCCACGGCCACGCGCGGCGGTGGTCTCGGGTGTGCTGGTCGCGTTCACACTCGGCCATGGCTTCGTCCGGCTCGCGACGCCTGCCGACACCGGAGGACGGAAGGTCGCGCTGGTCGCGACGGACGACTCCGAGGACCCCGTCCGCCGGTACGGCGAAGCCGTGGACGCCGCCGTGGCCCGCGGCGCGGAGATCGTGGTGCTGCCCGAGAAGGTTTTCACGACCGCCGACCTGCCGTTCGCCCGGCCGGGGGTGGAGGTGGTCGCGGGGATCGCCATGGAGACCAACAGCGCGGTGAGCTACCCCTCCGGCGTGCGCTACGACAAGCACCACATGATCCCCGGAGTGGAACGCGGGTACCGGCCCGGCACGGGCCTGGCCTTCCTCGACGGCCATCGGATCGGCCTCATCATCTGCAAGGACCTGGACTTCCCCGGCCTGGTCAGGGAGTACGGCAAAGCCGGCGCCGCCGCCCTGCTCGCGCCGGCCTGGGACTTCGACGAGGACGCGTGGCTGCACAGCCGCATGGCGGTGGTGCGCGGCGTGGAGAACGGCCTGACGGTGGCCCGCGCCGCACGCGAGGGACTGCTCACCGTCAGCGACGACCGCGGCCGGATCGTGACCGAGCGCCGCACCGGCATGACGGGCATGACCACGGTCACGGCCACCCTGCCTCAGGAGGGTGCGACCACTGTCTACACCAGCCTGGGAGACTGGGCCGCATGGGTTTCGGCGGGGTTGCTGCTGCTCGCACTCGGTGCGGCGGCCCGGAAGAAGTCCTTCTCCAATTCGGTCACGGCGAGCCCGGCCGGCGGGTCATCGCCTTCGCCGATACGGACGGCGTCACCGCACTCCACCGGTGGCGGCGCGGGTTCGATGCCGTTCATCCGCTCCGCCTCGATGAGGGGGGCACGGGCTCTCTGTTACTGCGATCGGCCGGGGTCGGTTGCCTTGCTCAGGCCGGTCAGCCGGGTCAGGGCGGCGAAGCCCTCGTCGGTGCCGGGCCAGTGA
- a CDS encoding response regulator: MLRVLIADDQDLFRAAFGLILGAQPDMEVVGEAADGEEAVAAARRLRPDVVLMDVRMPGRDGIEATRDICATTAAKVLVLTMFDLDEYVYDAVRAGASGFLLKDMRRDELAHAVRTVASGEALLAPAATRRLLEDLVRRPAHGVAPRLTARLDVLTARERETLRLVAQGLSNAEIAAALVVTEHTVKTHVSRVLTKLDLRDRVQAVVLAYESGLVVAGRSDDGNHRRD, from the coding sequence ATGTTGCGGGTGCTCATCGCCGACGACCAAGACCTCTTCCGCGCGGCGTTCGGGCTGATCCTGGGGGCTCAGCCGGACATGGAGGTGGTCGGTGAGGCCGCCGACGGCGAGGAGGCGGTCGCCGCGGCCAGGCGGCTCCGGCCGGATGTGGTCCTGATGGACGTGCGCATGCCGGGCAGGGACGGCATCGAGGCGACCAGGGACATCTGCGCCACCACCGCCGCCAAGGTGCTGGTGCTGACCATGTTCGATCTCGACGAGTACGTGTACGACGCGGTGCGGGCCGGAGCGAGCGGTTTCCTGCTGAAGGACATGCGGCGTGACGAGCTGGCTCACGCCGTCCGTACCGTCGCCTCGGGTGAGGCGCTGCTGGCCCCGGCGGCGACCAGGAGGCTGCTTGAGGACCTGGTGCGCAGACCCGCCCACGGTGTCGCCCCCCGGCTGACGGCCAGGCTGGACGTACTGACCGCACGCGAGCGCGAGACGCTGAGGCTGGTCGCGCAGGGTTTGTCGAACGCGGAGATCGCCGCCGCGCTCGTGGTCACCGAGCACACGGTCAAGACACACGTCAGCCGCGTGCTCACCAAGCTGGACCTGCGGGACCGGGTCCAGGCCGTGGTGCTCGCCTACGAGTCCGGGCTGGTGGTCGCCGGTAGGAGTGACGACGGGAATCACCGCCGCGACTGA
- a CDS encoding sensor histidine kinase: protein MFAAGRTDRAVDGVLAAGVVLATVVPLLLPEPSPWWIIGLGLLASVPVGWRRRAPMVVAVVVGAAMSVLVMWEKPLLPFGPLLAVYTIAELSPTWKRLVAVPAIVVAVGISLVVPGENGETYRLVGTAFVAAYALGTSVRASRSRAAELIERARRLEQEHIAAAAEERTRIARDMHDIITHSVGLMVVQAEAGPVVVRGDPGKAEAVFDAIADVGRGALDELREVLTTLRSPGEGGRPVCGHAGERLSESLFQPRLVNLPVLLERSGLDVVSTTSGTPRPVAGSVEAAVYRIVQEALTNVRKHAGTRAVHLALIWRERLTVEITDDGRGPGERGGYGLVGMRERVAACGGTLRTEAGRSGGFTVRAEFPLEWPACCGCSSPTTKTSSARRSG from the coding sequence ATGTTTGCAGCTGGACGGACCGACAGGGCTGTCGATGGAGTGCTCGCGGCGGGTGTGGTGCTGGCTACGGTGGTGCCGCTTCTGCTGCCTGAGCCCAGTCCGTGGTGGATCATCGGGCTGGGGCTGCTGGCGTCGGTGCCGGTGGGGTGGCGCAGACGTGCGCCGATGGTGGTGGCGGTGGTGGTCGGGGCGGCCATGTCGGTGTTGGTGATGTGGGAGAAGCCGTTGCTGCCGTTCGGGCCGCTGCTTGCCGTTTATACGATCGCCGAGCTGAGTCCCACGTGGAAGAGGTTGGTGGCGGTTCCGGCGATCGTGGTGGCTGTGGGGATCTCGTTGGTGGTGCCGGGGGAGAACGGCGAGACCTACCGGCTGGTGGGGACGGCTTTCGTGGCCGCCTACGCACTGGGTACCAGTGTGAGGGCCAGCCGCTCGCGAGCCGCTGAGCTCATCGAGCGTGCGCGGCGGCTGGAGCAGGAGCACATCGCGGCGGCGGCTGAGGAACGTACTCGGATCGCGCGCGACATGCATGACATCATCACCCATTCGGTTGGGCTGATGGTGGTTCAGGCCGAGGCCGGGCCGGTGGTGGTGCGGGGCGACCCGGGGAAGGCCGAAGCGGTTTTCGATGCGATCGCCGACGTGGGGAGAGGCGCGCTGGACGAGCTCCGGGAGGTGCTCACCACGCTGCGCAGCCCTGGCGAAGGCGGCCGGCCGGTGTGCGGTCATGCCGGCGAGCGTCTGAGCGAGTCGCTGTTCCAGCCGCGTCTGGTCAACCTCCCCGTGCTGCTCGAACGCAGCGGTCTGGATGTGGTGAGCACGACCTCTGGTACGCCACGGCCGGTCGCCGGAAGCGTTGAGGCCGCGGTCTACCGGATCGTTCAGGAGGCGCTCACCAATGTGCGCAAGCACGCCGGTACGCGTGCCGTACACCTCGCTCTGATCTGGAGGGAGCGCCTCACGGTGGAGATCACCGACGACGGACGAGGGCCGGGTGAGCGTGGTGGGTACGGGCTGGTGGGGATGCGGGAGCGGGTGGCGGCATGCGGAGGGACGCTCAGGACCGAGGCGGGACGAAGCGGGGGGTTCACGGTGAGAGCCGAATTTCCGCTTGAATGGCCCGCATGTTGCGGGTGCTCATCGCCGACGACCAAGACCTCTTCCGCGCGGCGTTCGGGCTGA
- a CDS encoding MerR family transcriptional regulator, with amino-acid sequence MDERTWKIGDLAAVTGLTVRALHHFDQIGLLVPTLRTHAGYRLYTDSDVRRLYRILALRQLGMPLAHIADSLDGDLQDFGSAVHAQLAHVERTIETHRHLRTRLTALLQVILRATEPSIDQLIDAMEALVQANDFTSEQLAQAKERHLEPGFPDRFAGWRRQGTEIVAELQAHIDGGTDPADSAVQELARRWAAVIRDMAAGEPAMMSSIYARIERKGPEAATRGVLTTQVWGYLRQAFAVGFGT; translated from the coding sequence ATGGACGAGCGAACCTGGAAGATCGGTGACCTGGCCGCGGTGACGGGGCTCACTGTCCGAGCTCTGCATCATTTCGATCAGATCGGGTTGCTGGTGCCGACGCTGCGAACGCACGCCGGGTATCGGCTGTACACGGACAGCGATGTCCGCCGGTTGTACCGGATCCTCGCGTTACGCCAGTTGGGGATGCCGCTGGCCCATATCGCCGATTCGCTCGACGGCGACCTTCAGGACTTCGGTTCGGCCGTACATGCCCAACTCGCTCACGTCGAGCGAACCATCGAGACGCATCGGCACCTGCGTACCCGGCTCACGGCATTGCTTCAGGTCATCCTGCGGGCCACCGAGCCGTCCATCGACCAACTCATTGACGCCATGGAGGCACTGGTGCAGGCGAACGACTTCACGTCCGAGCAGTTGGCGCAGGCGAAAGAGCGACACCTGGAGCCTGGATTCCCCGACAGGTTCGCTGGATGGCGGCGACAGGGGACGGAGATCGTCGCCGAGCTCCAGGCGCATATCGACGGTGGAACGGACCCGGCCGATTCGGCTGTACAGGAGTTGGCACGGCGATGGGCCGCGGTGATTCGGGACATGGCGGCGGGGGAACCGGCCATGATGTCGTCGATCTATGCCCGCATCGAGCGGAAAGGACCCGAGGCCGCCACCCGCGGTGTGCTGACCACGCAGGTCTGGGGCTACCTGCGGCAGGCCTTCGCGGTCGGCTTCGGCACCTGA
- a CDS encoding DUF5990 family protein: MLIFIEGSELPGRECEQAPGFPGYSNIHVGVQRRGGTGEMLGLTAADASSVLWELEVTAIRTESGWDLRGPFVQGRPGGRFVYLSWGTVDEAGVFSMFRRAKLWLEAIPADVLERAVAGGVLVARLGLTDAKRQPLCASVRPPLVEWTTPAN; the protein is encoded by the coding sequence GTGCTGATCTTCATCGAAGGATCCGAACTGCCAGGCCGGGAGTGCGAACAGGCACCCGGGTTCCCCGGTTACTCCAATATTCATGTCGGCGTGCAGCGGCGGGGTGGCACCGGTGAGATGCTCGGCCTGACGGCTGCGGATGCCTCCTCGGTTTTGTGGGAGTTGGAGGTGACCGCGATCCGCACGGAATCCGGTTGGGATCTGCGTGGCCCGTTCGTGCAAGGCCGGCCTGGTGGCCGGTTTGTCTACCTGTCGTGGGGGACGGTCGACGAGGCCGGGGTGTTCTCGATGTTCCGGCGGGCGAAGCTGTGGCTGGAGGCGATCCCCGCGGACGTGCTGGAGCGGGCCGTGGCCGGTGGCGTTCTGGTGGCACGGCTGGGGCTGACGGACGCCAAGCGTCAGCCGTTGTGCGCGTCGGTCCGCCCGCCGCTCGTGGAGTGGACGACCCCCGCGAACTGA